In the Pseudoliparis swirei isolate HS2019 ecotype Mariana Trench chromosome 21, NWPU_hadal_v1, whole genome shotgun sequence genome, one interval contains:
- the zgc:77880 gene encoding zf-DHHC domain-containing protein: MAFVRCRRDLCGVICLILTYFSVFYADYVVIQYVLLPAFSDSVWSSLHGAVFNLVLTLLLACHARAALADPGMVPLPETAMDFSDLRSQSSRMNERGCEGWSVCSHCETYRPPRAHHCQVCQRCIRRMDHHCPWINNCVGELNQKYFIQFLFYSGVASLYSMVLVVSAWVWRIRNEREGDADKEAEETPGKHLVVAHYIILLVESVLFGVFVMVIFYDQLVSIITDETPIEQMKNRLMMKERGSSSSSSTPSSPQPPTHTRKPKLALLREVFGRGSVLCWLLPLHSSPPSVGGITYSALPDYDV; encoded by the exons ATGGCGTTCGTCCGCTGTAGGCGAGATCTCTGCGGCGTTATCTGTCTGATTCTGACGTACTTCAGCGTGTTTTACGCGGACTACGTGGTCATTCAGTATGTCCTCCTCCCCGCCTTCTCGGACAG CGTGTGGAGCAGTCTGCACGGCGCCGTGTTCAACCTCGTCCTGACGCTGCTGCTGGCCTGCCACGCCAGAGCCGCGCTCGCAGACCccg gcATGGTGCCTCTCCCTGAGACCGCCATGGACTTCTCAGATCTTCGCTCCCAGTCGAGTCGGATGAACGAGCGT GGCTGTGAAGGCTGGTCCGTGTGCAGCCACTGTGAGACCTACAGACCTCCCAGAGCGCACCACTGCCAGGTCTGCCAGAGGTGCATCCGGCGCATGGACCACCACTGCCCCTG GATCAATAACTGTGTCGGGGAGCTCAACCAGAAATATTTCATCCAGTTTCTCTTCTACAGCG GCGTGGCCAGCCTGTACTCCATGGTGCTGGTGGTGTCGGCGTGGGTTTGGCGCATCAGGAACGAGAGAGAAGGCGACGCGGACAAAGAGGCGGAGGAGACGCCCGGCAAGCACCTCGTCGT CGCCCACTACATCATCCTGCTGGTGGAGTCGGTGCTGTTTGGTGTGTTCGTCATGGTGATCTTCTAcgaccag CTGGTTTCCATAATCACAGACGAGACTCCCATCGAGCAGATGAAGAACAGACTGATGATGAAGGAGCGAGGCTCTTCGTCTTCATcatccaccccctcctccccgcaaccccccacacacacccgcaaGCCCAAGCTCGCCCTGCTGCGGGAGGTCtttggaagag GTTCGGTCCTCTGCTGGCTGCTTCCCCTCCACTCCAGCCCTCCGTCGGTTGGGGGCATCACCTACTCCGCCCTGCCCGACTACGACGTctaa
- the LOC130211783 gene encoding uncharacterized protein LOC130211783 isoform X1 produces MSLSLLLLLLGSARASLFHGSVLTYYPINTNEDGSTTMVLRYKLTYDLCSKSDVWVCLDGDCGFLSSYALKTVDQNSSAAWCQREGIQTRRFQRNAPFMMEFFGGLWSSNRNGISYMTSLTSVELRKRSDTGRVNSSPQTNILPELRVPSNCQRDLDLLTFDPDGDEVRCRYGTRAALECVQCTPAPVLSLSSSCTLSFSSTVPSNEGTYAVQLVMEDVARRPVTVTRNDGAETVLQAGAPIGQSAVDFTFIVDPAVESCTEGLYLPRFLPPTPANRARLSAPVDRPLEISIKAEANISTISELLFSGPYNTIKTSSGAGQYTLRWTPSEGDGENQPFCFAVQAVFNAVQFQSELRCVVVTIGDGEQKHPPLFLSSGLQRQSLR; encoded by the exons ATgtcgctctctctcctgctgctgctgctgggctcGGCCCGGGCTTCTCTGTTCCACGGGTCGGTGCTGACTTACTACCCAATAAACACCAACGAGGACGGATCCACCACG ATGGTCCTCCGCTACAAGCTGACCTACGACCTCTGCTCCAAGAGCGACGTCTGGGTCTGCCTGGACGGTGATTGCGGGTTTCTGAGTTCTTACGCGCTGAAGACGGTGGACCAGAACAGCAGCGCGGCGTGGTGCCAGAGGGAGGGGATCCAGACCCGGCGGTTCCAGAGAAACGCGCCCTTCATGATGGA ATTCTTCGGTGGTCTTTGGAGCAGTAACAGAAACGGCATCAGCTACATGACGTCGTTGACCTCGGTGGAGCTGAGGAAGAGGTCGGACACGGGTCGGGTCAACTCGTCCCCGCAGACCAACATCCTGCCAGAACTCAG AGTTCCTTCAAACTGTCAGAGAGAccttgacctgttgacctttgaccccgacgGAGACGAGGTCAGATGCAGATATGGAACGAGAGCTGCATTGGAGTGTGTTCAATGCACACCGGCCCccgtcctcagcctctcctcc TCCTGTACGTTGTCTTTCAGCTCCACCGTTCCCAGTAACGAAGGAACTTACGCTGTCCAgctggtgatggaggacgtcGCCAGGCGACCCGTCACCGTGACTCGGAACGACGGGGCGGAGACCGTCCTCCAGGCCGGCGCCCCGATCGGCCAATCGGCTGTCGACTTTACTTTCATCG TGGATCCCGCGGTGGAGTCCTGCACCGAGGGACTCTACCTGCCCAGGTTCCTGCCCCCGACCCCGGCTAACAGAGCTCGGCTGTCCGCGCCCGTCGACCGGCCGCTTGAGATCAGCATCAAGGCGGAGGCGAATATCTCCAC GATTTCCGAACTTCTGTTCAGCGGGCCGTACAACACGATTAAGACGTCATCGGGGGCGGGGCAGTACACCCTGAGATGGACGCCGTCCGAGGGCGACGGAGAGAACCAGCCCTTCTGCTTCGCCGTCCAGGCCGTTTTCAA TGCGGTCCAGTTTCAGTCGGAGCTCCGATGTGTCGTCGTGACGATCGGAGACGGTGAGCAGAAACACCCTCCTTTGTTCTTGTCTTCCGGACTCCAGCGCCAGAGTCTTCGATAG
- the stk26 gene encoding serine/threonine-protein kinase 26 yields the protein MEVPGMQSSQIDPEELFTKLDRIGKGSFGEVFKGIDNRTQSVVAIKTIDLEEAEDEIEDIQQEITVLSQCDSPYITKYFGSYLKGSKLWIIMEYLGGGSALDLLRAGPFDESQIATMLKEILKGLDYLHSEKKIHRDIKAANVLLSEHGQVKLADFGVAGQLTDTQIKRETFVGTPFWMAPEVIQQSAYDSKADIWSLGITAIELAKGEPPNSDMHPMRVLFHIPKSPPPTLSGEFSKSFKEFTEACLNKDPTFRPTAKELLKHKFIVKHCKKTSYLSELIDRYRRRKEEGHSGSSSDDSDSESSNKENSDSPEWSFTVRKKKPAEGRKVLNGTGQDQLSKSASLTTVISPIFTELKQQHKEHSEQRLAIEELERNIRLAEEVCPGITDRMVTHILARFTTN from the exons ATGGAAGTTCCTGGTATGCAG agtTCTCAGATTGATCCTGAGGAGTTGTTCACTAAGTTGGATCGTATTGGAAAAGGATCCTTTGGAGAA gtgtttAAAGGTATAGATAACCGTACCCAGAGCGTGGTGGCCATTAAGACCATCGacctggaggaggcggaggacgaGATAGAAGATATCCAGCAGGAGATCACGGTGCTGAGTCAGTGTGACAGCCCGTACATCACCAAGTACTTTGGCTCCTACCtcaag GGCAGTAAGCTCTGGATCATCATGGAGTACCTGGGTGGAGGGTCCGCGCTGGACTTG CTGCGGGCGGGTCCCTTTGACGAGTCCCAGATCGCCACCATGCTGAAGGAGATCCTGAAGGGTCTGGACTACCTTCACTCTGAGAAGAAGATCCACCGAGACATTAAAG CCGCCAACGTGCTGCTGTCGGAGCACGGCCAGGTGAAGCTGGCGGACTTCGGCGTGGCCGGCCAGCTGACGGACACGCAGATCAAGAGGGAGACCTTCGTGGGAACGCCCTTCTGGATGGCGCCCGAGGTCATCCAGCAGTCCGCCTACGACTCCAAG GCCGATATCTGGTCGCTGGGCATCACGGCCATCGAGCTCGCCAAAGGGGAACCCCCGAACTCGGACATGCATCCCATGCGAGTTCTGTTCCACATCCCCAAGTCTCCTCCCCCGACGCTGAGCGGAGAGTTCTCCAAGAGCTTCAAGGAGTTCACCGAGGCGTGCCTCAACAAGGACCCGACCTTC CGTCCCACAGCCAAAGAGCTCCTCAAACACAAGTTCATCGTGAAGCACTGCAAGAAGACGTCCTACCTCAGCGAGTTGATCGACAGGTACAGgcgcaggaaggaggaggggcatAGCGGCAGCAGCTCCGACGACTCGGACAG tgagtccAGTAATAAGGAGAACAGCGACTCACCTGAGTGGTCTTTCACCGTCCGTAAGAAGAAGCCGGCGGAAGGAAGGAAAGTCCTCAATGGAACG GGTCAGGATCAGCTGAGTAAATCTGCCAGTCTGACCACGGTCATCTCTCCCATCTTCACCGAG TTGAAGCAGCAGCACAAGGAGCACTCTGAGCAGCGATTGGCCATCGAGGAGCTCGAACGCAACATCCGATTGGCCGAGGAGGTGTGTCCAGGCATCACGGACAGGATGGTCACACACATCCTCGCCAG ATTCACGACCAACTGA
- the LOC130211783 gene encoding uncharacterized protein LOC130211783 isoform X2: protein MVLRYKLTYDLCSKSDVWVCLDGDCGFLSSYALKTVDQNSSAAWCQREGIQTRRFQRNAPFMMEFFGGLWSSNRNGISYMTSLTSVELRKRSDTGRVNSSPQTNILPELRVPSNCQRDLDLLTFDPDGDEVRCRYGTRAALECVQCTPAPVLSLSSSCTLSFSSTVPSNEGTYAVQLVMEDVARRPVTVTRNDGAETVLQAGAPIGQSAVDFTFIVDPAVESCTEGLYLPRFLPPTPANRARLSAPVDRPLEISIKAEANISTISELLFSGPYNTIKTSSGAGQYTLRWTPSEGDGENQPFCFAVQAVFNAVQFQSELRCVVVTIGDGEQKHPPLFLSSGLQRQSLR from the exons ATGGTCCTCCGCTACAAGCTGACCTACGACCTCTGCTCCAAGAGCGACGTCTGGGTCTGCCTGGACGGTGATTGCGGGTTTCTGAGTTCTTACGCGCTGAAGACGGTGGACCAGAACAGCAGCGCGGCGTGGTGCCAGAGGGAGGGGATCCAGACCCGGCGGTTCCAGAGAAACGCGCCCTTCATGATGGA ATTCTTCGGTGGTCTTTGGAGCAGTAACAGAAACGGCATCAGCTACATGACGTCGTTGACCTCGGTGGAGCTGAGGAAGAGGTCGGACACGGGTCGGGTCAACTCGTCCCCGCAGACCAACATCCTGCCAGAACTCAG AGTTCCTTCAAACTGTCAGAGAGAccttgacctgttgacctttgaccccgacgGAGACGAGGTCAGATGCAGATATGGAACGAGAGCTGCATTGGAGTGTGTTCAATGCACACCGGCCCccgtcctcagcctctcctcc TCCTGTACGTTGTCTTTCAGCTCCACCGTTCCCAGTAACGAAGGAACTTACGCTGTCCAgctggtgatggaggacgtcGCCAGGCGACCCGTCACCGTGACTCGGAACGACGGGGCGGAGACCGTCCTCCAGGCCGGCGCCCCGATCGGCCAATCGGCTGTCGACTTTACTTTCATCG TGGATCCCGCGGTGGAGTCCTGCACCGAGGGACTCTACCTGCCCAGGTTCCTGCCCCCGACCCCGGCTAACAGAGCTCGGCTGTCCGCGCCCGTCGACCGGCCGCTTGAGATCAGCATCAAGGCGGAGGCGAATATCTCCAC GATTTCCGAACTTCTGTTCAGCGGGCCGTACAACACGATTAAGACGTCATCGGGGGCGGGGCAGTACACCCTGAGATGGACGCCGTCCGAGGGCGACGGAGAGAACCAGCCCTTCTGCTTCGCCGTCCAGGCCGTTTTCAA TGCGGTCCAGTTTCAGTCGGAGCTCCGATGTGTCGTCGTGACGATCGGAGACGGTGAGCAGAAACACCCTCCTTTGTTCTTGTCTTCCGGACTCCAGCGCCAGAGTCTTCGATAG